A region from the Brassica napus cultivar Da-Ae chromosome C8, Da-Ae, whole genome shotgun sequence genome encodes:
- the LOC125591859 gene encoding uncharacterized protein LOC125591859: protein MSAPVAHEVVSFKDRATADQVKPHNHLLVIELTIQDIDVERVLVDTGCSANIIYKSTLERMEIDLCAITEGPSPIFGLSGDATMTLGSINLLVKAGSVVKITEFLVVDRPTSYNVIIGTPWLNSMRAIPSTFHLCLKFPTPHGVETIQGDHRMSQVCFAAELKRKNFAIEASHKKKRKLTLDEGAPEQDSKVFWQSQRVEALEGKREPTCEPVISVCLDESRP from the coding sequence ATGTCCGCTCCAGTAGCTCACGAAGTCGTCTCTTTCAAGGACAGAGCAACGGCCGACCAGGTCAAACCTCACAACCATCTCCTTGTCATCGAACTGACCATCCAGGACATCGACGTAGAAAGAGTGTTGGTCGACACCGGATGCTCGGCCAACATTATCTATAAAAGCACCCTCGAGAGAATGGAAATCGACCTGTGCGCCATCACAGAAGGTCCCAGTCCAATTTTCGGACTCTCAGGAGACGCTACTATGACCCTCGGCTCAATCAACCTCTTGGTTAAAGCTGGGAGCGTCGTAAAAATAACGGAATTCTTGGTCGTCGATCGCCCAACATCGTACAATGTAATCATTGGAACTCCATGGCTGAATTCCATGAGAGCGATCCCATCGACATTCCACCTATGCCTTAAATTTCCGACCCCTCATGGAGTCGAAACAATTCAAGGAGACCACAGGATGTCACAAGTTTGTTTCGCCGCTgagttaaaaagaaagaactttGCGATCGAAGCTTCccacaagaagaaaagaaagctgACTCTCGACGAGGGCGCCCCAGAACAAGACTCGAAAGTCTTCTGGCAGTCACAGAGGGTTGAAGCTCTAGAAGGGAAGCGCGAACCAACTTGCGAACCAGTAATCTCGGTCTGTCTGGACGAATCCCGCCCATAA